The sequence CCGCAGCGGCGCCTGAGCGCCCATGGAGCAGAGCCATGCGTGACCAGCTGTACATCAACGGGCAATGGGTCCGACCCGACCTGGGCGGTTACTTCGACGTGCTGGACCCGGCCAGCGGCGACCTGATCCAGCGGGTGCCGGCGGCCACCGAGGAAGACATCGACCACGCCGTGCACGCCGCCCGCCAGGCGTTCAACCGGGGCTGGGGGCAGAGCAGCGGGGCGGAACGCGGCGGCTGGCTGGACGCCCTGGCCGACGAACTGGAGGGCCGCCAGGACGCCCTGGCCGTGCTGGAGGTACGGGACAACGGCAAGCCGCTGCCCGAGGCGCAGTGGGATATAGCCGACGCCATCGGCTGCTTCCGCTACTACGCCGAGCTGGCGCGGGAACTGGATGCCCGCCAGGACGAACCCCTGGCGTTGCCGGACGATCGCTTCAGCTGTCGCATCCGCCATGAGCCGGTGGGCGTGGCCGGGCAGATCATTCCCTGGAACTACCCGCTGCTGATGGCCTCCTGGAAGGTGGCGCCGGCCCTGGCGGCGGGCGCCACCTGCGTGCTCAAGCCCTCGGAGCTGACGCCGCTGACCGCCCTGGAACTGGCCAGCGCCGCCGAGCGCATCGGCCTGCCATCGGGCGTGCTGAATGTGGTCACGGGCCTGGGCAGCGAGGCTGGCGGGCCGCTGAGCCAGCACCCCGGCGTGGACAAGCTGGCCTTCACCGGCAGCGTGCCGACGGGGGCGAAGATCATGTCGGCGGCCGCTGCCGACATCAAGAACATCAGCCTGGAGCTGGGCGGCAAGTCGGCCTTCATCGTCTTCGACGACGCCGATGTGGAAGCTGCGGTGGAGTGGATCATGTTCGGCATCTTCTGGAACCAGGGCCAGGTGTGCAGCGCCACCTCGCGGCTGCTGGTGCAGGAGGGCATCGCCCAACGCCTGCTCGAACGCCTGGTGGACGAGACGCGGCGCATCAGCATCGGCCCGGGCCTTGAGCGCGGCGTGCTGCTGGGCCCGCTGGTGAGCGCCGGGCAGCACCAGAAGGTGCTGGGGATGATCGAGCAAGGCCGCCAGGAGGCCACGCTGCTCACCGGCGGCAAGCGTCCGGCGCACTTGTCCCACGGCTACTTCGTCGAGCCGACGGTGTTCGCCGATCCGGCGGACAACAGCCGTATCTGGCGCGAGGAGATCTTCGGCCCGGTGCTCTGCGTCAAGCGCTTCAAGACCGAAGCCGATGCCCTGCGCATGGCCAACGACAGCCGCTTCGGTCTGGCCGCCGCCGTGATGAGCGCCGACCTCGACCGCGCCGCGCGGGTGGCCAACGGGCTGCGCGCCGGCATCGTCTGGGTCAACTGCTCGCAACCCACCTTCACCCAGGCGCCCTGGGGCGGCATGAAGCAGAGCGGCATCGGCCGCGAGCTGGGCCGCTGGGGGCTGGAGAACTACCTGGAGGTGAAGCAGGTGACCGAGTACCGCAGTACCGAGCCCTGGGGGTGGTACCTGAAATAGGGGGAGGTGGCCGCTTTCCTGTAGGGGCGATTTCAATCGCCAAGGGCAACGCATTTGCCCCCTACGGACTCCGAGGGGCAGACCTTCGGCCTGCTTGGCGAATGAATT is a genomic window of Pseudomonas resinovorans NBRC 106553 containing:
- a CDS encoding aldehyde dehydrogenase family protein; translated protein: MRDQLYINGQWVRPDLGGYFDVLDPASGDLIQRVPAATEEDIDHAVHAARQAFNRGWGQSSGAERGGWLDALADELEGRQDALAVLEVRDNGKPLPEAQWDIADAIGCFRYYAELARELDARQDEPLALPDDRFSCRIRHEPVGVAGQIIPWNYPLLMASWKVAPALAAGATCVLKPSELTPLTALELASAAERIGLPSGVLNVVTGLGSEAGGPLSQHPGVDKLAFTGSVPTGAKIMSAAAADIKNISLELGGKSAFIVFDDADVEAAVEWIMFGIFWNQGQVCSATSRLLVQEGIAQRLLERLVDETRRISIGPGLERGVLLGPLVSAGQHQKVLGMIEQGRQEATLLTGGKRPAHLSHGYFVEPTVFADPADNSRIWREEIFGPVLCVKRFKTEADALRMANDSRFGLAAAVMSADLDRAARVANGLRAGIVWVNCSQPTFTQAPWGGMKQSGIGRELGRWGLENYLEVKQVTEYRSTEPWGWYLK